The proteins below are encoded in one region of Mycobacteriales bacterium:
- a CDS encoding methyltransferase domain-containing protein — MGALLPTSRRAVDDMLDLAELDRAELVVELGAGTGTHTRAVLERLGPRARLISFEIDPSLAAAVRDKLPDPRLRVVTGSAEDLQQVLEGQRPQVVVSALPFTSLPAGAGRTILERTAQALAPGGVLLVLQYSPAIASELSRLFDSVRRRVCLLNAPPAFLYACWGPRTAGDGAFPGSTT; from the coding sequence GTGGGGGCGCTCCTCCCGACGTCGCGCCGGGCGGTCGACGACATGCTGGACCTGGCTGAACTCGACCGCGCCGAGCTCGTGGTGGAGCTGGGGGCGGGCACGGGGACGCATACCAGAGCCGTGCTGGAGCGGCTGGGGCCGCGAGCGCGGCTGATCTCCTTCGAGATCGACCCGTCGCTCGCGGCGGCGGTCCGCGACAAGCTTCCCGACCCGCGGCTGCGGGTGGTCACCGGCTCGGCCGAGGACCTGCAGCAGGTTCTCGAGGGGCAGCGCCCGCAGGTGGTCGTGTCCGCGTTGCCGTTCACCTCGCTGCCGGCGGGGGCCGGCCGAACGATCCTGGAGCGCACCGCGCAGGCGCTGGCGCCCGGGGGTGTGCTGCTGGTGCTGCAGTATTCACCGGCCATCGCCTCGGAGTTGTCCCGGCTCTTCGACAGCGTGCGAAGGCGGGTGTGCCTGCTCAACGCGCCGCCGGCCTTCCTCTACGCCTGTTGGGGTCCCCGGACTGCAGGCGACGGGGCATTCCCAGGGTCGACCACGTGA
- a CDS encoding diguanylate cyclase encodes MDFARLFAGLPTAYLVISPELVIVEANDAYLQLLGRNRRDLLGRPVFEVFPPEPGTLDEHGHNALELSFERALDTGRPDVLPLYKYDVLDPRSGVVVERYWSLISAPLLAADGRPELLLQRVEDVTDYVRERGREHSSDGWQQRAQLVEAELHQRMQQLRAAQDAQEATTAALLASEQRVQAVMETAVDGIITIDGGGRVQSANRAAETMFGYPADELIGRNIRLLMPEPYRAEHDGAMGRYRRTGEGRIIGSSREVAGLHRDGSVFPIELAVSEVGSDRQLFTGMVRDITDRKRLEAELIHQARHDPLTGLANRTLLLERLDLALARRRRREGLLAVIFVDLDGFKLVNDRHGHAAGDELLRLIAARTREGVRPEDLVARLGGDEFVVLCEDLPQAADALAIAGRIEEALGAGFLLRDQRMTVSASIGVSTDDGTGTAETLLQEADAAMYRAKQQGGGRYAWSTRVAPPPAQG; translated from the coding sequence GTGGACTTCGCACGGCTGTTCGCCGGGCTGCCGACGGCGTACCTGGTCATCAGCCCCGAGCTGGTGATCGTGGAGGCGAACGACGCCTACCTGCAGCTGCTGGGCCGCAACCGCAGGGACCTCCTCGGCCGCCCGGTCTTCGAGGTCTTCCCACCGGAGCCAGGGACCCTGGACGAGCACGGGCACAACGCTCTGGAGCTCTCCTTCGAGCGGGCTCTGGACACCGGCCGACCGGACGTCCTGCCGCTGTACAAGTACGACGTCCTCGACCCGCGCAGCGGCGTGGTCGTGGAGCGGTACTGGTCGCTGATCAGCGCCCCCCTGCTGGCGGCGGACGGGCGACCTGAGCTGCTCCTGCAGCGCGTGGAGGACGTGACCGACTACGTGCGCGAGCGCGGCCGCGAGCACAGCAGCGACGGGTGGCAGCAGCGGGCCCAGCTGGTGGAGGCCGAGCTCCACCAGAGAATGCAGCAGCTGCGGGCAGCGCAGGACGCTCAGGAGGCCACCACGGCGGCGCTGCTGGCCAGCGAGCAGCGGGTCCAGGCCGTGATGGAGACCGCCGTCGACGGCATCATCACCATCGACGGCGGCGGCAGGGTGCAGTCGGCGAACCGGGCGGCCGAGACGATGTTCGGCTACCCGGCGGACGAGCTGATCGGCCGCAACATCCGGCTGCTGATGCCGGAGCCGTACCGGGCCGAGCACGACGGCGCCATGGGACGGTACCGGCGCACCGGAGAAGGCCGGATCATCGGCAGCAGCCGGGAGGTCGCCGGCCTGCACCGGGACGGCAGCGTCTTCCCGATCGAGCTGGCGGTCAGTGAGGTCGGATCCGACAGGCAGCTGTTCACGGGCATGGTCCGCGACATCACCGACCGCAAGCGGCTCGAGGCCGAGCTCATCCACCAGGCCCGGCACGACCCGCTCACCGGCCTGGCGAACCGCACGCTCCTGCTGGAGCGGCTCGACCTCGCCCTGGCCCGGCGGCGCCGCCGCGAGGGCCTGCTCGCCGTGATCTTCGTCGACCTCGACGGGTTCAAGCTCGTGAACGACAGGCACGGGCATGCCGCCGGTGACGAGCTGCTCCGGCTGATCGCCGCACGCACGCGGGAGGGGGTGCGCCCGGAGGACCTGGTCGCCCGCCTGGGAGGCGACGAGTTCGTGGTCCTGTGCGAGGACCTGCCCCAGGCCGCCGACGCACTGGCCATAGCCGGGCGTATCGAAGAGGCGCTGGGCGCCGGATTCCTGCTGCGGGACCAGCGGATGACCGTTTCCGCGAGCATCGGGGTGTCCACCGACGACGGAACGGGGACCGCCGAGACGCTCCTGCAGGAGGCCGATGCGGCGATGTACCGCGCGAAGCAGCAGGGCGGCGGTCGGTACGCCTGGTCGACGCGGGTCGCCCCGCCCCCGGCCCAGGGCTAG
- a CDS encoding phosphatidylserine decarboxylase encodes MSRLTWTLARRYALPPLALGVPLLLSGRRSGWLPVGLAGAVLAFFRDPERPLPQDADLVYAASDGFVTGVDEDVEEPWLPGGRATRVTVFLSLTDVHVNRSPLPGRVQRMERLGQGFAPALLSQAKDNRRNRLLLDGPAGPVVVVQVAGALARTISNWVKVGDDVVAGQRLGLIHFGSRTDVLLPSGTAEVLVSRGTRVHAGVTPLARLRER; translated from the coding sequence GTGAGCCGGCTGACCTGGACGCTCGCGCGCCGCTACGCCCTGCCCCCACTCGCGCTGGGCGTGCCGTTGCTGCTGTCCGGCCGGCGCAGCGGTTGGCTGCCGGTCGGGTTGGCCGGAGCGGTGCTCGCGTTCTTCCGGGATCCGGAGCGGCCGCTGCCACAGGACGCTGATCTCGTCTACGCCGCCTCCGACGGGTTCGTCACCGGGGTGGACGAGGATGTCGAGGAGCCGTGGCTGCCGGGAGGTCGTGCGACGCGGGTCACCGTTTTCCTGTCGCTCACCGACGTGCACGTCAACCGCAGTCCCCTTCCGGGACGGGTGCAGCGGATGGAGCGGCTGGGGCAGGGTTTCGCGCCGGCCCTGCTGAGCCAGGCGAAGGACAACCGCCGCAACCGGCTGCTGCTCGACGGCCCGGCGGGACCCGTCGTGGTCGTCCAGGTGGCCGGAGCGCTCGCCCGCACCATCAGCAACTGGGTGAAGGTCGGTGACGACGTCGTGGCGGGACAACGGCTGGGGCTGATCCACTTCGGGTCACGTACGGATGTGCTGCTGCCTTCGGGGACGGCGGAAGTCCTCGTTTCCCGCGGCACTCGGGTGCACGCCGGAGTGACACCCCTCGCCCGGTTGCGCGAGCGGTAG
- the selD gene encoding selenide, water dikinase SelD, with protein sequence MTSADRRRLTEFSHGAGUACKLAPGELAQVLRRLTPVTHPDLLVGSDTGDDAAVWRLSADRALVLTTDFITPVVDDARTWGRIAAANAASDVYAMGGTPFLALNLVGWNTDELSADLLADVLLGAQDAGADGGWLTVGGHTVDDPEPKFGLVVVGDVHPDRMLTNAGLRPGQALVLTKPLGIGVVSTALKRGAADEATVQAAVTSMTRLNAAAARSALAAGATGATDVTGFGLLGHLGRMATESGVDVDLHVDDIPLLPGARELAEQGFVPGGSRRNLDWAGAQLDAGSTDEVLVLLLADAQTSGGLLFGADPDAAGQAVAELRESGHDAAVVGRLSGGTGRVRLRSGR encoded by the coding sequence ATGACCTCGGCCGACCGACGCCGCCTCACCGAGTTCAGTCACGGAGCCGGTTGAGCCTGCAAGCTCGCCCCGGGCGAGCTGGCGCAGGTCCTGCGCCGCCTGACACCCGTCACCCACCCCGACCTGCTGGTGGGCTCGGACACCGGTGACGACGCCGCGGTGTGGCGGCTGTCCGCCGACCGCGCCCTGGTGCTGACGACCGACTTCATCACCCCGGTCGTCGACGACGCGCGCACGTGGGGGCGGATCGCGGCGGCCAACGCCGCCAGCGACGTCTACGCCATGGGTGGCACGCCGTTTCTCGCGCTGAACCTCGTCGGGTGGAACACCGACGAGCTGTCGGCGGACCTGCTCGCCGACGTCCTGCTCGGCGCGCAGGACGCCGGCGCGGACGGCGGCTGGCTGACGGTGGGCGGGCACACCGTCGACGACCCGGAGCCCAAGTTCGGTCTCGTGGTCGTGGGCGACGTGCACCCGGACCGGATGCTGACCAACGCCGGGCTGCGCCCCGGGCAGGCCCTCGTCCTCACCAAGCCACTCGGCATCGGGGTCGTCAGCACGGCCCTCAAGCGCGGCGCGGCGGACGAGGCAACCGTGCAGGCGGCGGTCACCTCGATGACCCGGCTCAACGCCGCCGCCGCCCGGTCGGCACTGGCGGCCGGTGCGACCGGCGCCACCGACGTCACCGGCTTCGGGCTGCTCGGTCACCTGGGCCGGATGGCGACCGAGTCCGGTGTCGACGTCGATCTGCACGTCGACGACATCCCGCTGCTGCCGGGTGCGCGGGAACTCGCCGAGCAGGGCTTCGTGCCAGGCGGCTCACGGCGCAACCTCGACTGGGCCGGCGCACAGCTCGATGCCGGCAGCACCGACGAGGTGCTGGTGCTGCTGCTCGCGGACGCACAGACCTCGGGTGGGCTGCTGTTCGGTGCCGATCCCGACGCGGCCGGGCAGGCGGTCGCCGAGCTGCGGGAGTCCGGACACGACGCAGCGGTCGTGGGCAGGCTGAGCGGGGGTACCGGGAGGGTCCGGCTCCGCTCCGGTCGCTGA
- a CDS encoding CDP-alcohol phosphatidyltransferase family protein: protein MRQHLNLPNAVTSVSLLAGFAALLVVSGQLALAALLVTLAAVLDGVDGALARRAGGDRTFGAQLDSLTDLLCFCVVPAFALYSVVQRDAPVAGAVASGSFLLAGAWRLARFPLVQQQAHFVGLPTPAAGVLLMFLALWAPGLAVLLGAGLLSVLMASCVRFPTVPTAAGLVRLGRRRGQLPRRRRGGNRRPLAPRLVERARHPGRRRPGRPGRRAARTRRMLRRLRPAGVLRRDKH from the coding sequence GTGCGCCAGCACCTAAATCTGCCGAATGCCGTGACCAGCGTCAGCCTGCTGGCGGGCTTCGCGGCCCTGCTCGTCGTCTCGGGCCAGCTGGCGCTGGCCGCACTACTCGTCACGCTGGCCGCGGTGCTCGACGGGGTGGACGGTGCGCTGGCCCGGCGCGCCGGCGGCGACCGCACCTTCGGTGCGCAGCTGGACTCGCTCACCGACCTGCTCTGCTTCTGCGTGGTGCCGGCGTTCGCGCTGTACTCCGTCGTACAGCGGGATGCCCCCGTGGCGGGAGCGGTGGCCTCCGGCAGCTTTCTGCTGGCCGGGGCGTGGCGACTGGCCCGCTTCCCCCTGGTGCAGCAGCAGGCGCACTTCGTGGGGCTGCCGACCCCCGCCGCCGGTGTCCTGCTCATGTTCCTCGCCCTGTGGGCCCCTGGCCTGGCGGTGCTGCTCGGAGCCGGCTTGCTCAGCGTGCTGATGGCCAGCTGCGTGCGCTTCCCGACCGTGCCGACGGCGGCGGGTCTCGTGCGCCTCGGTCGCCGCCGCGGCCAGCTGCCGCGTCGGCGCCGTGGCGGGAATCGCCGGCCGCTGGCGCCGCGGCTCGTGGAGCGGGCCCGTCATCCCGGCAGGCGCCGGCCCGGCCGGCCGGGTCGGCGTGCTGCGCGTACCCGTCGGATGCTCCGCAGACTTCGGCCGGCGGGGGTACTGCGTCGCGACAAGCACTGA
- a CDS encoding EAL domain-containing protein, protein MVGTSSGPGPPSASDGVEASSADWRARPGHERELFTAVFHATHEAMIVTDVRGVVVEWNPAAERLYGYSSHEAIGQNVSMLYAPERLPALAALVADALDTGSTSIDQPILRKDGSTVHVSGSVSRINDVAGLPTALVGITRDVSDTARLTQQLREQAEHMAHLALHDPLTGLANRSLLNDRLTRALTSRRKPRVSLLLLDLDDFKSVNDVHGHAAGDQLLVEVARRMSDCVRAEDTVARLGGDEFAFLVEDSDAEPMAQRVLEQLALPVSIEGCRVVPKGSIGIAHSEQSSEAETLLLHADIAMYAAKAAGKGRFAHFDPAMAETVRERAARRDLLSQAVARGEVVVHFQPVMDVHAECLSRLEALVRWQRPEGLVPPLEFLPMAEETGLIIGIGQEVLRQVCDQLHDWLAADRRRSVAVNVSTVQLRDGDFPADVQRLLADCDARPEQLVLEVTESLFLEQTPALVEQLVALRALGVRVTIDDFGTGYSSLGRLQALPVDSLKIDKSFVDRITTGEEDLPILTSMLVMAHNLGLEVTAEGVETAVQAERLIALGCDYLQGYHFARPEPVQAALTSASDQAVAKLTSIIGRPIEHPVVLLVEDSASFRSLVRRTLLPLGFDLDEAADGAEGLALADERTPDCVIVDLNLPDVDGVDVVRALRARPALAATAIVVLTGIAQRDSKTAAFAAGADDYIVKPLMPQHLSARLRGAMKHARRNAAAKGRT, encoded by the coding sequence GTGGTCGGCACGTCTTCCGGGCCCGGCCCGCCGTCCGCGTCGGACGGTGTCGAGGCTTCCTCGGCGGACTGGCGTGCCCGCCCAGGCCACGAGCGGGAGCTGTTCACCGCCGTCTTCCACGCCACGCACGAGGCCATGATCGTCACCGACGTGCGCGGAGTGGTCGTGGAATGGAACCCGGCGGCTGAACGCCTCTACGGCTACAGCTCGCACGAGGCGATCGGGCAGAACGTGTCGATGCTGTACGCGCCCGAGCGGCTGCCCGCCCTGGCCGCGCTCGTCGCGGACGCCCTCGACACCGGATCCACGTCGATCGACCAGCCGATCCTGCGCAAGGACGGATCCACGGTCCACGTCTCCGGCAGCGTCTCGCGGATCAACGACGTCGCCGGCCTCCCGACAGCACTGGTCGGGATCACCCGGGACGTCAGCGATACCGCACGGCTGACCCAACAGCTGCGCGAACAGGCCGAGCACATGGCACACCTGGCCCTGCACGATCCGTTGACCGGCCTGGCCAACCGCAGCCTGCTCAACGACCGGTTGACCCGTGCCCTCACCAGCCGCCGCAAGCCCCGCGTCAGCCTGCTGCTGCTGGACCTCGACGACTTCAAGTCGGTGAACGACGTGCACGGACACGCGGCCGGTGACCAGCTGCTGGTCGAGGTGGCCCGGCGGATGAGCGACTGCGTGCGTGCGGAGGACACCGTCGCCCGGCTCGGTGGCGACGAGTTCGCCTTCCTGGTCGAGGACAGTGACGCCGAACCGATGGCCCAGCGGGTGCTGGAGCAGCTCGCCCTCCCGGTGTCGATCGAGGGTTGCCGGGTCGTGCCGAAGGGCAGCATCGGCATCGCGCACAGCGAACAGAGCAGCGAAGCCGAGACGCTCCTGCTGCACGCCGACATCGCGATGTACGCGGCGAAGGCGGCCGGCAAGGGCCGCTTCGCCCATTTCGACCCGGCCATGGCCGAGACGGTCCGGGAGCGCGCGGCGCGGCGCGACCTGCTGAGTCAGGCGGTGGCCAGGGGCGAGGTGGTCGTCCACTTCCAGCCCGTGATGGACGTACACGCCGAATGCCTCTCGCGCCTCGAGGCGCTGGTCCGCTGGCAGCGCCCGGAAGGGCTCGTGCCGCCCTTGGAGTTCCTGCCGATGGCCGAGGAGACCGGGCTCATCATCGGCATCGGTCAGGAGGTGCTTCGGCAGGTCTGCGACCAGCTGCACGACTGGCTGGCGGCTGACCGGCGACGGTCGGTGGCCGTCAACGTCTCGACCGTCCAGCTGAGGGACGGGGACTTCCCGGCCGACGTCCAGCGCCTGCTGGCGGACTGCGACGCGCGGCCGGAGCAGCTCGTCCTGGAGGTCACCGAGTCCCTGTTCCTGGAGCAGACGCCGGCCCTGGTCGAGCAGCTGGTCGCCCTGCGCGCGCTCGGCGTGCGGGTCACCATCGACGACTTCGGCACCGGCTACTCCTCGCTGGGGCGGCTCCAGGCCCTTCCGGTGGACTCCCTCAAGATCGACAAGTCGTTCGTGGACCGGATCACCACGGGCGAGGAGGACCTGCCGATCCTGACCTCCATGCTGGTGATGGCGCACAACCTCGGCCTGGAGGTCACGGCGGAAGGCGTGGAGACCGCGGTGCAGGCCGAGCGGCTCATCGCCCTCGGCTGCGACTACCTGCAGGGTTACCACTTCGCGCGACCGGAGCCGGTGCAGGCGGCCTTGACCTCGGCCTCGGACCAGGCGGTCGCGAAGCTGACCAGCATCATCGGCAGGCCGATCGAGCACCCCGTCGTGCTGCTCGTCGAGGACTCCGCCAGCTTCCGGTCGCTGGTGCGCAGGACGCTGCTCCCGCTGGGGTTCGACCTCGACGAGGCGGCCGACGGTGCCGAGGGCCTGGCCCTGGCCGACGAGCGCACCCCCGACTGCGTCATCGTCGACCTCAACCTGCCCGACGTCGACGGCGTGGACGTGGTCCGCGCCCTGCGGGCGCGACCCGCTCTCGCGGCGACCGCCATCGTGGTCCTGACGGGTATCGCCCAGCGTGACAGCAAGACCGCGGCCTTCGCGGCGGGCGCCGACGACTACATCGTCAAGCCCCTGATGCCGCAGCACCTGTCCGCACGGCTCCGGGGTGCGATGAAGCACGCCCGGCGCAACGCCGCTGCCAAAGGAAGGACCTGA
- a CDS encoding transketolase C-terminal domain-containing protein, translating to MTLTTRGLSVPDRGIDLDALAAVERRVLWLATSIVDHANRVRANPTGLKVGGHQASSASMTSIMTSLWFVQLQRDDRVSVKPHASPVLHAINYLLGELDEEHLGTLRSFGGLQSYPSRTKDPDPVDYSTGSVGIGATATIWGAIARRYANGVSGPGTTGRQYALVGDAELDEGAVWEAILDPAVAELGELVWVVDLNRQSLDRVVPNIAAPRLEGMFHAAGWQVLTVKYGRVLTELFARPQGDALRARLDEMTNPEYQRLLRVSPDILRERLPGTGPHRQAVSELLASIDDGHLHAALRNLGGHDLGALLEAYAQIDDGRPTVVFAYTVKGNGLASEGHPQNHSALLTEEQMRELAQRCGTVLEYPWSRFAPGSPEERVCAGAARRLHREAVELSAPPDVPTDLGRTPTGMATTQAALGRTLLDLSRAAPQAARRVVTVSPDVSSSTNLGGWLNKVGVWSGSERTDWFADDPETLLHWRERPTGQHIELGIAETNLVGLVGELGATWSRWGTPLLPIGVLYDPFVARALEPWSFGIYAGGQSILVGTPSGVTLAPEGGAHQSITTPSIGLEQPGCVAFEPAFAMDSEWCLLDGLARLGRPDGTSTYLRLSTRSVDQSLAAVPRDPAARERRRRQVVAGGYALRRSADPQVTIAAMGAVLPEALEAAERLEEQQVGADVICVTSPGLLFEALRARQGRHDGPSWILEQVLPISRARPLVTVLDGHPHTLAFLGTVHGSTVVPLGVDRFGQSGDLDDTYRYHGLDSDSIVAAALDATDL from the coding sequence ATGACCCTCACGACCCGCGGCCTTTCCGTTCCGGACCGCGGCATCGACCTCGATGCGCTCGCCGCCGTCGAACGGCGCGTGCTGTGGCTGGCCACCTCGATCGTTGACCACGCCAACCGCGTGCGCGCCAACCCGACGGGGCTGAAGGTGGGCGGCCACCAGGCCTCCAGCGCCTCCATGACGTCGATCATGACGTCCCTGTGGTTCGTGCAGTTGCAGCGCGACGACCGGGTTTCGGTCAAGCCGCACGCGTCGCCGGTGTTGCACGCGATCAACTACCTGCTGGGCGAGCTCGACGAGGAGCACTTGGGGACGCTGCGCTCGTTCGGCGGTCTGCAGAGCTACCCGAGTCGCACCAAGGACCCTGACCCGGTCGACTACTCGACCGGCTCGGTGGGCATCGGAGCGACCGCCACGATCTGGGGCGCCATCGCCCGGCGCTACGCCAACGGCGTGTCCGGCCCGGGTACGACGGGCCGGCAGTACGCGCTTGTCGGCGATGCGGAGCTGGACGAGGGCGCCGTGTGGGAGGCCATCCTGGACCCGGCCGTGGCGGAGCTCGGGGAACTCGTCTGGGTGGTGGACCTCAACCGCCAGTCGCTGGACCGCGTCGTCCCCAACATCGCGGCGCCCCGGCTGGAAGGCATGTTCCACGCCGCCGGTTGGCAGGTGCTCACTGTCAAGTACGGCCGGGTGCTCACGGAGCTGTTCGCCCGCCCCCAGGGGGATGCGCTGCGGGCTCGCCTGGACGAGATGACCAACCCCGAGTACCAGCGGTTGCTGCGCGTCAGCCCGGACATCCTGCGCGAGCGGCTGCCGGGCACCGGGCCACATCGGCAGGCGGTCTCGGAGCTGCTGGCGAGCATCGACGACGGGCACCTGCACGCGGCGCTTCGTAATCTGGGCGGTCACGACCTGGGCGCGCTCTTGGAGGCTTATGCGCAGATCGACGACGGCCGCCCTACGGTCGTCTTCGCGTACACCGTGAAGGGCAACGGCCTGGCGAGCGAGGGCCACCCGCAGAACCATTCTGCCCTGCTGACGGAGGAGCAGATGCGGGAGCTCGCGCAGCGTTGCGGGACGGTGCTCGAGTACCCGTGGTCCAGGTTCGCCCCCGGCAGCCCTGAGGAACGGGTGTGTGCCGGCGCCGCCCGACGACTGCACCGGGAAGCCGTCGAGCTGTCGGCTCCGCCCGATGTTCCGACCGACCTCGGCCGGACCCCGACGGGGATGGCGACGACCCAGGCCGCGCTCGGCCGCACGCTGCTCGACCTCAGCCGGGCAGCCCCGCAGGCCGCGCGGCGGGTGGTCACTGTCAGCCCCGACGTCAGCTCGTCGACCAACCTGGGAGGCTGGTTGAACAAGGTCGGCGTCTGGTCGGGCAGCGAGCGTACCGACTGGTTCGCCGATGACCCCGAGACGCTGTTGCACTGGCGGGAGCGCCCCACCGGCCAGCACATCGAGCTGGGCATCGCCGAGACGAATCTCGTCGGGCTCGTCGGTGAGCTGGGTGCGACCTGGAGCAGGTGGGGGACGCCGCTGCTGCCGATCGGGGTCCTCTACGACCCGTTCGTCGCGCGGGCCCTGGAGCCGTGGTCCTTCGGCATCTACGCCGGCGGGCAATCCATCCTGGTCGGGACGCCGTCCGGTGTGACGCTCGCCCCGGAGGGCGGTGCCCACCAGTCCATCACCACGCCCTCCATCGGGCTCGAGCAACCAGGCTGCGTCGCGTTCGAGCCTGCCTTCGCGATGGACAGCGAATGGTGCCTGCTCGACGGGCTGGCACGGCTCGGCCGCCCGGACGGCACGTCCACCTACCTGCGCCTGTCCACCCGGTCCGTCGACCAGTCGCTGGCCGCCGTGCCGAGGGACCCGGCTGCCCGGGAGCGGCGGCGTCGGCAGGTCGTGGCCGGCGGCTACGCGCTGCGGCGCTCCGCCGACCCGCAGGTGACCATCGCGGCGATGGGGGCGGTGCTGCCCGAGGCACTCGAGGCGGCGGAGCGTCTCGAGGAACAGCAGGTGGGCGCGGACGTGATCTGCGTGACGAGCCCCGGGTTGCTGTTCGAGGCGTTGCGTGCCCGCCAGGGCCGCCACGACGGGCCGAGCTGGATCCTCGAGCAAGTTTTGCCGATCAGCCGGGCGCGTCCGCTGGTCACGGTGCTGGACGGGCACCCACACACTCTGGCGTTCCTCGGGACAGTGCACGGCAGCACCGTGGTGCCCCTGGGAGTGGACCGGTTCGGGCAGTCGGGGGACCTGGATGACACCTACCGGTACCACGGGCTGGACAGCGACAGCATCGTCGCGGCGGCGCTGGACGCGACCGACCTCTGA
- a CDS encoding sialidase family protein, giving the protein MRPDRGYTNSQVLIHPKEPDTLVVAHADFLNSTCLIHVSRDAGRTWAQAKSNPVPPEFAACTRPAFGAFMDAAFGADGTLYFASTGADTATNRGPTTGYLARSSNLGSTWDFVVVAEPEKRDFTLYDGKQAKVIERFNYARLAAHPTDPDRVAVGFRVEVGETVSPAPPVRSVVAVSTDGGRTFPKPMDNIAPSLALSDLPGSDAPAMAFGPDDGALYAFTKERPRGGGVSTPSQPDFPKPTGEPALCRPASAHPDAPDLLPNPTDAPPAANEPGAGARLVMSKTTDDGETWTASVVDDGGLACIPCLTIPEVAIDAGSGAIHLAFELSQSSLPNPRDNRDIFTMTSTDGGDTWSERLKINDDDDPERQPNYDQFIAGISVAPSGRVDVAWYDMRTDAYYNPEGRGGTRRTDQTCWDVYSAFSSDGGKTFSENVRVSDRTMNQNSGFALNLSYDLRAPIGVASSDTTTFVVWPDSRSGTFSLPTEDTYLATVLHGHEASPLSGIKLPSLLLGVAAAFAFGGLILLIFSRRRRADQAG; this is encoded by the coding sequence ATGCGGCCTGACCGCGGCTACACCAACAGCCAGGTCCTCATACACCCGAAAGAGCCGGACACCCTGGTCGTTGCGCACGCCGATTTCCTGAACTCGACATGCCTGATCCATGTCAGCCGCGACGCCGGCCGTACGTGGGCGCAGGCGAAGTCCAACCCGGTCCCGCCGGAGTTCGCAGCGTGCACGCGCCCGGCTTTCGGAGCATTCATGGACGCCGCGTTCGGTGCCGACGGCACGCTGTACTTCGCCTCGACCGGAGCTGATACGGCCACCAACCGCGGTCCGACCACCGGCTACCTGGCCCGCAGCAGCAACCTGGGCAGCACCTGGGACTTCGTCGTGGTGGCGGAGCCGGAGAAGCGGGACTTCACCCTGTACGACGGCAAGCAGGCGAAAGTCATCGAGCGGTTCAACTACGCCCGTCTGGCTGCTCATCCCACTGATCCGGACCGCGTGGCGGTCGGCTTCCGCGTCGAGGTCGGCGAGACGGTCTCACCCGCGCCACCGGTGCGCAGCGTCGTGGCTGTCTCCACCGACGGAGGTCGCACCTTCCCGAAGCCGATGGACAACATCGCGCCCAGCCTCGCGTTGAGCGACCTGCCGGGTTCCGACGCACCCGCCATGGCCTTCGGCCCCGATGACGGCGCCCTCTACGCCTTCACCAAGGAGCGGCCGCGGGGTGGCGGTGTGAGCACTCCCAGTCAGCCGGACTTCCCGAAGCCGACCGGGGAGCCCGCCTTGTGTCGGCCGGCGTCGGCCCACCCGGACGCCCCTGACCTGCTCCCGAATCCCACCGATGCACCGCCGGCGGCCAACGAGCCGGGGGCGGGCGCGCGCTTGGTGATGTCCAAGACCACCGACGACGGCGAGACCTGGACAGCATCGGTCGTCGATGACGGCGGACTGGCATGCATCCCTTGCCTGACCATCCCGGAGGTCGCCATCGACGCCGGCTCCGGTGCCATCCACCTGGCGTTCGAGTTGAGCCAGTCGAGCCTGCCGAACCCCCGCGACAACCGCGACATCTTCACCATGACCTCCACCGACGGCGGCGACACGTGGAGTGAGCGGTTGAAGATCAACGACGACGACGACCCCGAGCGCCAGCCCAATTACGACCAGTTCATCGCCGGTATCAGTGTGGCGCCCAGCGGCAGGGTTGACGTTGCCTGGTACGACATGCGAACCGACGCCTACTACAACCCGGAGGGGCGGGGCGGAACCAGGCGCACCGATCAGACGTGCTGGGACGTCTACTCCGCGTTCTCGTCGGACGGGGGCAAGACCTTCAGCGAGAACGTGCGGGTGAGTGATCGAACCATGAACCAGAACTCCGGTTTCGCTCTCAACCTGTCGTACGATCTCCGGGCCCCGATAGGTGTCGCCTCCAGCGACACCACGACCTTCGTCGTGTGGCCCGACTCCCGCAGCGGCACCTTCAGTTTGCCGACGGAGGACACCTACCTGGCCACGGTCCTGCATGGCCACGAAGCGTCGCCATTGTCGGGAATCAAGCTGCCGTCATTGCTTCTCGGTGTGGCGGCGGCGTTCGCCTTCGGCGGGCTGATCTTGTTGATCTTTTCTCGCAGGCGGCGGGCCGACCAGGCCGGCTGA